The genomic stretch GACCGTAGAGAAGAAAGGCAAGAAGAACGCCTTCTCCGGCCGCATCCTGGAAATCGAAGGCCTGGACAACCTGAGCATCGAACAGGCTTTCGAGCTGTCCGACGCCTCGGCCGAACGTTCGGCTGCCGGTTGCACCATCAAGCTGTCGAAGGAGTCGATCACCGAGTACCTGAGCTCCAACGTCACCCTGCTGCGCTGGATGATCGGCGAAGGCTACGGCGACGCGCGTACCCTGGAACGTCGCGCCCAAGCGATGGAAGCCTGGATTGCCAACCCTGAGCTGATGGTTGCCGATGCTGACGCCGAATACGCGGAAATCATCGAAATCGACCTGAACGAGATCAAGGAGCCAGTTCTCTGCGCGCCGAACGATCCGGACGACGCCCGTCTGCTGTCCAGCGTTGCTGGCGAGAAGATCGACGAAGTGTTCATCGGTTCGTGCATGACCAACATTGGTCACTTCCGCGCTGCCGGTAAGCTGCTGGAGCAGGTCAAGGGTCAGCTGCCAACCCGTCTGTGGCTGTCGCCGCCGACCAAGATGGACGCTCACCAACTGACCGAAGAAGGCTACTACGGCATCTACGGCAAAGCTGGCGCGCGCATGGAAATGCCGGGCTGCTCGCTGTGCATGGGTAACCAGGCTCGTGTAGAGCCGAACTCGACCGTGGTGTCGACTTCGACCCGTAACTTCCCGAACCGTCTGGGTGATGGTGCGAACGTCTACCTGGCTTCGGCCGAGCTGGCGTCCGTGGCTTCGATCCTGGGTCGCCTGCCGACCGTCGAGGAGTACATGGAATACGCTGGCAAGATCGACAGCATGGCGGCCGATGTCTACCGCTACCTGTCTTTCGACCAGATCGCCGAGTTCCGTGAAGCCGCTGCGAACGCCAACATCCCGGTTGTTCAAGCCTAAGGCTGCAACGCAATAAAAAACGCCGCCCATCGCGAGATGGAGCGGCGTTTTTTTATGCCCGCAAGCTGCACACTGAACCCCTGTGAGAGCGAGCTTGCTCGCGATAGCGGTAGTCCATTCAATATTGATGTCGACTGATACGCCGCCATCGCGAGCAAGCTGAACTGGTCAAGTAATTCTGGACACATGTTTAGGTTTTCTACGCGACCATTTTTTCCATGGCTACCGGCGAGCGATAGTCGTTGTAGCTGTGGAGCCTGGAGTTGTTGTAGCGCATCACGTATTGCTGCAAATCAGCTCGGGCTTCCTGCTCCGAGCTGTATCCGCCTTCAGGCATCCATTCTGATTTCAGGCTGCCAAAGAAGCGCTCCATTGGGGCGTTGTCCCAACATTGCCCCTTGCGACTCATGCTCTGGTTGATCCTGTGTGCCACCAACTCATTCCTGAACTTGTGACTGGTGTACTGGCATCCCTGGTCGGAATGAAACAACACCTCTTTGGGGCGTCCTCGCAGCTCAACCGCCATGCGTAACGCTTCGCACGTCAATGTGGCATCGGATATCAGTGAAAATGACCACCCCACGAGGCGGCGTGCAAATAAATCCAGAACCGCCGCGAAATACAGCCAACGCTTACCGATCTGAATGTAGGTAACGTCCCCGCACCAGACTTGATTGATCGCCGAGACATCAAACTTGCGCTTGAGCTCGTGAGGCGCCACCAAGGCCTCTACGCCCGAAGATTTGTATTTGTGGCGGCGCCGCTGACGACTGACGATACCGGCCTCTTTCATTAGGCTGCGAGCCATGTAGCGCCCCACGCGATGTCCCTTTGCTTGCAGTTCTTTGGAAAGAGTCCGAGCACCGGCAGAGCCCCTCGACTCCTTGTGTTGCTTGATCAAAACAACGATGAGCTTCTCGCGTTCAGGATTCGATCGGCCCTGACGCTGACGCCAGACGTAAAAACTGCTTCGATTAACTTCAAATACACGACAACAATCACTAATGCCGTACTGCTCGCCTAGCTCGCTGATCAGCGGAAATGATCTTTGGAGTCCATAAGCAGGAGAGCACTGGCCTTTTTTAGGATTTCGATATCCCGATCTTTTTGCTTGAGCAGGGCTTTAAGCGCCTGAATCTCTTTTTGCTCAGGCGTAATAGCTTTCGCCCCCACCGGTGTTGAACCCAGACGCTCCTTGCGGACTTGATCGACCCAACGACGTAATGCGGTAGGTCCGATGTTCAGGCTGGCGCAGACATCTGGGACAGCTAGCCCCTCATCAAGCACCATAAGCACAGCTTTGAGTTTGAACTCGTTGGAGTAGGAGTTACGCATTTCCATAGACGCCTCAGATTTGGGCGCCATCATAGCGCCCGATTGAAGTGTCCAGAATCATTAGGCCAGTTCAAGCTCGCTCCCACAAGGGGTTACGTGGAGGGGTTTAGGGCTTGTTGGACTGCGCCGTCGACACTTAGCCCACTCAGAGTCACCTGCTCCAACTCCAACGTCGGCAACAACGACAGCACCGCTTTCGCCTCATGCTTGAGCCGCGCCAGGATCAGCAACTTATCCTCCGCCCGCACCTGCAAAAAGAACGCCTCCAGCGCTTCGATGCTGGTGCCGTCCAGATCGGGCGACTCTTCCAGGCTGAGGATGATCGTGTGCACCGGCGGCGACGCATGCCGCGCGAGCCTTAGCGCTCCACCGAGAATCCGCTCCACATTGGCGAAAAACAGCGCTTCGCTGGGTCGCACAATCAACACGCCAGGGATTTGCAAGGCGTCAGGGTGACGTTGCACATCAACGTAGTCATGACCGCCGCCCATTTGCCCCAGCACTTGAATATCCGCCGACGACATCTGCTTGAGCATCAGCACCACACTGATCGCCACCGCCACCAGCAAGCCGTCCAGCACGCCCAACACCAGCACTGCTGCCACTGCGCAGATCACCAGCAAGCGATCACGGCGCCAGATGAAATAGCGGCCCAATGGCTGCAGGCTCAAGCCCCGCGCCAAGGCATGAATGACGATGGCCGCCAATACCGGCTCCGGGGTCAGGGCAATGTAGGGCAACACCGTGAGCACGATCAGCAACACCACCGCCGCCACGACCACGCCGGACAGCCGTGAGCCGGCACCCGCCGCCTCATTCGCCGAGGTCGCGGAGTACCCGGCGCCCGCCGGCATGCCATGGAACAGGCCGGACAGCAGATTCGCCGCACCGAGGGCCAGCAGGTCGCGGTTCGAGTAAACCCGGTCGCCATGTTTGAGCGCAAACGAGGTGATCGAACCATAGGACTCGGCATACAAAATCATCACCATCGCGAACGCCAATTCCCCCAGGCGCAGCCAATCGGCAAACGGCAACACCGGCAGCCGGGGCACTTCAAGACTCAGGTCGATCACGCCGATCAGGTCCACGCCGTAGGCTTGCAAGTTGAGCCACTGGCCGGCGGCGATGCCTAGCGCCACCACCAGCAAACCGCCGGGCACCCGCCGGAACCGCGCGCATACCCACAACACCAGCAGCGCCACCGCCGCGACCAGGAGGCCGACGCGGTTCCATTGCGGCCACTGTTCCAGCAATTGCGGGACGAAGCGGATCAGGTTGCCGTTGCTCAAGTGCACGTCAACGACGCTCGCGACCTGCTTCAGGATGATGGTTACCGCCAGGCCCAAGGCAAAGCCGCGCAGGACCGGTTTGGCAATAAAAGAGGTGACGCTGCCGAGCTTGAACAGCCCCGCCAGCAGAAAGAGCCCGCCAGTGACCAGCACCAGGCCGATGGCAAGGGTCATGCGCAGGTCCGGATCGCCGCCGGCCAGCGTGGCGGTGGCCGCCGCCAGCACCGCCGCCGAAGACGACGTCGCAGAAACAATCGCAAAACGGCTGGTGCCCAACAGCGCGTAGCACAGCAGACCGGCAAACAACGCAATCACCCCGGCCTGGGGCGGCACCGCGGCGATGCTGGAATAGGCCACCGCCTCGGGTAACAACAAACCGGCAATCGACAATCCGGCCAGCAGGTCCTGCCAACGGTTCGGTTGTTCAACAGATTGAGGGG from Pseudomonas sp. S04 encodes the following:
- a CDS encoding IS3 family transposase; the protein is MISELGEQYGISDCCRVFEVNRSSFYVWRQRQGRSNPEREKLIVVLIKQHKESRGSAGARTLSKELQAKGHRVGRYMARSLMKEAGIVSRQRRRHKYKSSGVEALVAPHELKRKFDVSAINQVWCGDVTYIQIGKRWLYFAAVLDLFARRLVGWSFSLISDATLTCEALRMAVELRGRPKEVLFHSDQGCQYTSHKFRNELVAHRINQSMSRKGQCWDNAPMERFFGSLKSEWMPEGGYSSEQEARADLQQYVMRYNNSRLHSYNDYRSPVAMEKMVA
- a CDS encoding transposase encodes the protein MRNSYSNEFKLKAVLMVLDEGLAVPDVCASLNIGPTALRRWVDQVRKERLGSTPVGAKAITPEQKEIQALKALLKQKDRDIEILKKASALLLMDSKDHFR
- a CDS encoding SulP family inorganic anion transporter yields the protein MSSTPQSVEQPNRWQDLLAGLSIAGLLLPEAVAYSSIAAVPPQAGVIALFAGLLCYALLGTSRFAIVSATSSSAAVLAAATATLAGGDPDLRMTLAIGLVLVTGGLFLLAGLFKLGSVTSFIAKPVLRGFALGLAVTIILKQVASVVDVHLSNGNLIRFVPQLLEQWPQWNRVGLLVAAVALLVLWVCARFRRVPGGLLVVALGIAAGQWLNLQAYGVDLIGVIDLSLEVPRLPVLPFADWLRLGELAFAMVMILYAESYGSITSFALKHGDRVYSNRDLLALGAANLLSGLFHGMPAGAGYSATSANEAAGAGSRLSGVVVAAVVLLIVLTVLPYIALTPEPVLAAIVIHALARGLSLQPLGRYFIWRRDRLLVICAVAAVLVLGVLDGLLVAVAISVVLMLKQMSSADIQVLGQMGGGHDYVDVQRHPDALQIPGVLIVRPSEALFFANVERILGGALRLARHASPPVHTIILSLEESPDLDGTSIEALEAFFLQVRAEDKLLILARLKHEAKAVLSLLPTLELEQVTLSGLSVDGAVQQALNPST